Proteins from a genomic interval of Flammeovirgaceae bacterium SG7u.111:
- a CDS encoding DUF6268 family outer membrane beta-barrel protein: MKEFCSPGLSGMTPSKGISYEKNIAPSYRLTSVSHLGTEGINGSDRVEEQERMKLKLKVPVWNGDNLKVVMGFRYYKESFEFDDDRSINLNLHQDLASYNLRTLGSEINVLKPFRGNKYLIARGAFTMSGMFDSFSELNRDYLSYSFTTLFGNKFSDDLEMGLGIYYSNSLGLQSIYPIMLYNHNFNEKWGIEAVLPKKLTLRRNLNEKQLLSLQIAGESGKYFIPNADFAGSDNPINLRMEYTDVKVGLSYQREIFSILWGGVDVGYRKNLDLSFAKFGSDRRSFIYQSDVRGGLFVDFSLYITPPKKFRK; the protein is encoded by the coding sequence ATGAAGGAGTTTTGCTCGCCAGGTTTATCGGGAATGACGCCAAGCAAAGGTATTTCTTACGAGAAAAATATAGCTCCAAGTTATAGACTCACCTCTGTTTCCCACCTTGGAACAGAAGGGATAAATGGATCGGATAGGGTGGAGGAGCAAGAAAGAATGAAGCTAAAGCTGAAAGTTCCTGTCTGGAATGGAGATAACTTAAAAGTTGTGATGGGTTTCCGCTATTACAAGGAAAGTTTTGAATTTGATGATGACCGCTCTATTAATCTTAATTTACACCAAGATTTAGCTTCGTATAATTTACGTACCTTAGGTTCAGAGATCAACGTTTTGAAACCGTTTAGGGGAAATAAATACTTAATTGCTAGAGGTGCTTTTACAATGAGTGGTATGTTTGACAGCTTTAGCGAGTTGAATAGAGATTACCTAAGCTATTCCTTTACTACTCTTTTTGGCAATAAATTTAGTGATGACCTTGAAATGGGTTTGGGGATTTATTACTCCAATTCACTCGGTCTTCAGAGCATTTATCCCATAATGCTCTATAACCATAACTTTAATGAGAAGTGGGGGATTGAAGCAGTTTTGCCCAAAAAGCTGACCCTCCGGAGAAACCTTAACGAAAAGCAGCTGCTTTCCCTTCAAATAGCTGGGGAATCGGGCAAATACTTTATTCCAAATGCTGATTTTGCCGGAAGCGACAATCCTATTAACCTCCGAATGGAATACACTGATGTAAAGGTTGGGCTATCCTACCAACGTGAGATTTTCTCGATATTATGGGGAGGAGTCGATGTTGGATACCGCAAAAATCTAGATCTTTCATTTGCCAAATTCGGTTCTGACAGGCGTTCTTTTATCTACCAATCCGATGTTCGCGGCGGTCTTTTTGTAGACTTCTCCTTGTACATCACCCCTCCAAAAAAATTCAGGAAATAA
- a CDS encoding isoprenylcysteine carboxylmethyltransferase family protein, whose product MILTFYLGATLLFFILAFATKNLKTYLATKQSIKGKSLKLTMSILVSTLIYLLIFLRLTVLSPSWILELGLAGFSAIKTFGVILVSFGFAMGILALIAMKNSWRVGIKYDQKTELVTTGIYRVSRNPYFFSYNILIFGYICIFPSAIIFILYAILVGVFHHMILEEEAYLESVHGDAYTNYKRKVNRYFSFKLF is encoded by the coding sequence ATGATACTAACGTTTTATTTAGGAGCGACCCTCCTTTTTTTCATCCTAGCCTTTGCCACTAAAAATTTAAAAACATACCTAGCAACAAAACAGTCCATCAAGGGGAAGTCATTGAAGCTGACGATGTCAATCCTGGTTTCAACTTTGATCTATCTCCTTATCTTTTTGAGGCTGACCGTCCTAAGCCCTTCATGGATCTTAGAACTAGGCCTAGCAGGTTTTTCAGCTATAAAAACTTTTGGGGTAATTTTGGTATCCTTTGGTTTTGCCATGGGGATTCTTGCCTTAATAGCCATGAAAAACTCCTGGCGTGTGGGCATCAAATATGATCAAAAAACCGAATTGGTAACTACGGGTATTTATAGGGTCAGCCGCAACCCTTACTTTTTCTCTTACAACATCCTGATTTTTGGATATATATGTATTTTCCCATCCGCCATCATATTTATACTTTACGCTATATTAGTTGGGGTTTTCCACCATATGATCTTAGAAGAAGAAGCCTATCTCGAATCTGTACATGGGGATGCTTATACGAACTACAAGAGAAAGGTAAATCGATACTTTTCTTTCAAACTTTTTTAA
- a CDS encoding RNA polymerase sigma factor, with protein sequence MEEKELIDACSKNDQNACTFLFNKYAPQMLMVCTRYMNNEDEAKDILQEGFIKVFESIKTYKAKGSFEGWIRRIMINEALNSLRKKKKLMASDEPIDENIAEPDNEEPVGIKGMNFSQEELLTTLQSLPEPFKIVFNLYCFEKYSHKEIAKTLSIKTETSRSRLLRARIILQKKLVDLATKKVH encoded by the coding sequence ATGGAAGAAAAAGAATTGATTGATGCATGTTCAAAAAATGACCAAAATGCCTGCACTTTCTTATTTAACAAATATGCCCCTCAAATGCTGATGGTTTGCACACGATACATGAATAATGAAGACGAGGCAAAAGATATTTTGCAAGAAGGGTTTATTAAAGTATTTGAATCGATAAAAACCTATAAAGCAAAAGGGTCATTTGAAGGATGGATAAGGCGCATTATGATTAATGAAGCATTGAATTCATTACGAAAGAAAAAAAAGCTGATGGCTTCCGATGAGCCTATTGATGAAAACATAGCTGAGCCAGACAACGAAGAGCCTGTTGGGATAAAAGGCATGAACTTTTCGCAAGAAGAATTATTAACGACATTGCAATCGCTTCCAGAGCCTTTCAAAATTGTGTTTAACTTATATTGTTTTGAAAAATACAGTCATAAAGAAATTGCAAAAACACTTTCTATAAAAACAGAGACATCACGGTCTAGGTTGTTGAGAGCCCGAATAATACTCCAAAAGAAATTAGTTGATTTAGCCACAAAAAAAGTTCATTAA